TTAATATATTAATAAGGTTTTGAAGTTTTTTATTACTCTCAACCTCCTTTCTTAATATTCTTATAGAAGATGAAACAGTTGAATAATGACCCACATTAAATATCTTTGCTATATCGCTCAACTTCTTCCTACCCAATGTTTGACATAACCTCATGCCTACCATTCTAGGTATATTCTTCTTTCCCTTTCCCCTCTTAGCTTCTGTTATATCGTACACTGGTATTCCAAACCGCTTGCTCACTTCTTCTATTATTAAATGTGCTGGTACCTCTTCAAATATAAGGCTAGCTCCACTTATCTCCCCGGATCTCTCTTCCTCACTTCTAAATATCTTCTTCTTAAATTCATCCCCTCCCAATACCGGCGATAAATGCTTTTTATTATAAAACTCACTAACTCCAATTTCGAGGAATTTTAATTATGATCTAACAAGAAGGGTTTCAAGGAAATTTAATATGATCTAACTCGATTTGTTGACATGAGCTTATTTTTGTGAGATAGCGGGCAGATAAAAGGGTTATGCATAAAATGGGGAATAGTACCGATTATTATATTGTGGGAACAGACACTTTTTTCACTATAAAGAAAGTGAGATGCCCGCACCCCATAAATAAATACACACAGGAAGGAGGTTGAAACAAGGATGAGAAAAAGAACCCATATATTTATAATCATAATAAGTGTTTTGATGTTTTATACAGGCTGCGGTGATGATGGTGAAGACGACACTGCTCCTCCAGGCCTAGGGGGCGGCGGATTTAATTAACATATCTGCTTATTACCCACAGTTCTAGAGGGTTACCGATTTTTCATTGACAAATCCTTGAGTTTGCTTCTAATACGTTTGCGATGACTCTTTCCAGTACTATCCTGGCTCAAACAGATCGCTTCTGGAATATGTTACTACAATTGATTAATCATCC
The sequence above is drawn from the Thermodesulfobacteriota bacterium genome and encodes:
- a CDS encoding helix-turn-helix domain-containing protein, with protein sequence MGGDEFKKKIFRSEEERSGEISGASLIFEEVPAHLIIEEVSKRFGIPVYDITEAKRGKGKKNIPRMVGMRLCQTLGRKKLSDIAKIFNVGHYSTVSSSIRILRKEVESNKKLQNLINILTQDLTRLFLITMNLHRKQKTLCQSVGKPSLFLTGTFRYDVGRNEVSHIDP